From the Streptococcus oralis ATCC 35037 genome, one window contains:
- the yidD gene encoding membrane protein insertion efficiency factor YidD — protein MKRILIAPVRFYQRFISPAFPPSCRFEPTCSNYMIQAIEKHGFKGVLMGLARIFRCHPWSPIGKDPVPDHFSLRRNQEKK, from the coding sequence ACGCTTTTACCAACGTTTTATCTCCCCAGCCTTTCCACCTTCTTGTCGCTTTGAGCCGACTTGTTCCAACTACATGATTCAGGCTATTGAAAAACATGGCTTCAAGGGTGTTCTGATGGGCTTGGCTCGAATTTTCCGATGCCATCCTTGGTCGCCAATAGGAAAAGATCCCGTCCCAGACCACTTTTCCCTCAGACGAAATCAAGAAAAAAAATAA